Proteins from a genomic interval of Euwallacea fornicatus isolate EFF26 chromosome 1, ASM4011564v1, whole genome shotgun sequence:
- the LOC136342867 gene encoding uncharacterized protein isoform X1: MFIDNLLHWQTLTTEKFTMASRKKARKNKTKPKVEDYEKILKYNPYSFFSASEIMQIKNVLKLKEVMSLPIAICCVILNKIDTLKTAIEAGVDVNELGPNNTTALIWAIRYKHLELIRLLLQKGADPTIRVDNGENIVITALEHKLWDEVTFMEFWQMISTVSEVEINAANKNGHTILHIAVRREWEKFISVLLDAKVEIDITNINGVTPLMTACFRNNFNIVSILISHGADFTKEDNHYRTALCYATVTGAKISKPPFLISERIIFELKKDLSFKEYIKRRIEIIELILNKEKVSDSESEMLITLINYLVQYTENGLKLILKANIFELIQKILTNAQNKDKQKLLLLITLDIVCYNEQDIGFNIQVQLTLVHQFLATTIAVICLSIIKSKEKYFNLAFYIVLIICTLNDIGQKWMKDNYIQVKQAFKALPADFATYFQKDFPEEGKLKLMKKKMKKLRRFINLLEGIELDSKASLDKNEPLFDIKKPKRRTKILKTNITKIKSMEIRGIPFFKNCNQYDSSIEKIKKQTIIANKKLAAKANSLTNNLQNDKNREEADMMIQNKSTKEEVATMFVVPASSDLDHKNQLPEVKNSLFDIQLTRDIQANEEMKVNTFMTDDLFGSIYSATHSDTSNPITTTLKQFLKNQQWNSDREELGFISTFPEWKSKNCKFPINDWSLFEEKMRIDKRKLKAAMQYMKISLNYENTPNPTILDSALKVIVDYLKELLDIIIARTKAYWSLSQEAKNRKNERQAISELEATFHHLITSIRSLAYSNLSETLKNIYQLESTLLHFPVNGKTLLPNVCASNDIKIQYPTSFSEAELSLSYVEKVLNGCEDLSEDIYNIPVVNVLPSKLESEPPDLFKKEMGLLSPTKSRDKKKELDDRFKTIRGAYHLVPSIENLIKDESDLKPSTKFAIFVKDSRKTINEPKYSDVAKKSRWTEKLQQLQNVKLTQSLLGGNVRLCKYPERNYVISQGGNFNFVTLGLSSNDYPLAIKKISIEHCVCKTLKSLINPLLDLRNKHILHYFICDYDESDLILATPLCEYNIGQYVLMLKESSKNNIFHLAHMDIVRQILNGLAFLHQRAEAIVHGNLKPSNIFVDINGVVRLAEFGINRALFKLIAAPKTSLIWFSQETYRKYKIASSMECSLRSDIQVAGMLIYFIVSGGEHPFGSDITTILKNLEKASFVLPPARDAKNQILADLVSWMLMYEPNDRPHIKQVLSHVLFWSNERRWHFILNCSGISTNGVPIVINMTKLYKLIDEAARKEQIKGQWMNVARRKFQKVMFQGDDTVVSFLKFIKQIYECYGLINEESMHELKSYVLSYFPAFPLTLFRIMESTGMIKEYPFIAYTVAENMVS, translated from the exons ATGTTCATTGACAATCTGTTACATTGGCAGACGTTGACAACAGAAAAGTTTACTATGGCTTCACGAAAGAAAGCCCGAAAAAACAAAACCAAACCCAAAGTGGAAGACTAcgaaaaaatcctaaaatacAACCCTTACTCGTTCTTCAGCGCCTCTGAAATAATGCagatcaaaaatgttttaaaactaaaagaaGTG aTGAGCCTACCCATCGCCATATGTTGTGTAATTCTTAACAAAATAGATACCTTAAAGACAGCAATTGAAGCCGGCGTAGATGTAAACGAGCTTGGCCCT AACAACACCACGGCCCTTATTTGGGCCATCAGATACAAGCATTTGGAACTCATAAGGTTGCTCTTGCAAAAAGGCGCCGATCCGACGATACGAGTGGATAATGGAGAGAACATTGTTATTACAGCCTTAGAGCACAAACTCTGGGATGAAGTTACCTTTATGGAGTTCTGGCAAATGATCTCTACAGTGTCTGAAGTAGAGATCAATGCTGCCAATAAAAATGGACACACAATACTGCATATTGCAGTCCGAAGAGAGTGGGAGAAGTTCATTTCTGTCCTTTTAGATGCGAAG gTTGAAATCGATATAACAAACATCAACGGAGTTACACCGTTGATGACAGCATGTTtccgaaataatttcaatatagTTAGCATTCTCATTAGCCATGGGGCAGATTTCACCAAAGAGGATAATCATTATAGAACTGCCCTTTGTTATGCCACAGTGACTGGGgctaaaatatcaaaacctCCTTTTTTGATATCGGAGAGAATCATTTTCGAGCTGAAAAAGGATCTTTCTTTTAAGGAGTATATTAAA AGGAGAATAGAAATTATCGAACTCATACTCAATAAAGAGAAAGTATCAGATTCTGAATCCGAAATGTTAATCACTCTTATAAACTATTTAGTGCAGTACACCGAAAACGGCCTGAAGCTTATTTTAAAAGCTAATATATTTGAGCTAATTCAGAAG ATTTTAACAAATGCCCAAAACAAGGACAAACAGAAGCTTCTTCTTCTGATAACCCTAGATATAGTGTGCTACAACGAGCAAGACATAGGCTTCAACATTCAGGTTCAATTGACGCTGGTTCATCAGTTCTTGGCTACTACTATAGCAGTCATATGCCTGAGTATCatcaaaagtaaagaaaaatatttcaacttgGCCTTTTATATAGTTTTAATCATCTGCACTCTCAACGATATTGGACAGAAGTGGATGAAAGATAATTACATCCAGGTTAAGCAGGCGTTTAAGGCTTTGCCTGCAGATTTTGCCACTTACTTCCAGAAGGATTTTCCTGAAGAGGGAAAATTGAAGTTG atgaagaagaaaatgaagaaattgcGACGCTTTATTAATCTGCTGGAAGGTATTGAGTTGGATTCTAAAGCTTCCTTGGACAAAAACGAACCGTTGTTTGATATCAAAAAACCAAAACGCAGAACGAAAATTCTAAAGACCAAtattactaaaattaaaagcaTGGAAATAAGAGGGATACCTTTTTTCAAGAATTGTAATCAGTACGATTcttctattgaaaaaataaaaaaacagacGATAATTGCTAATAAAAAGTTGGCAGCTAAAGCAAATTCTTTAACCAATAACCtgcaaaatgacaaaaataggGAAGAAGCTGACATGATGATACAGAATAAATCGACAAAAGAGGAGGTAGCTACTATGTTTGTGGTCCCTGCCAGTAGTGATTTAGACCACAAGAATCAATTGCCTGAAGTGAAAAATAGTTTGTTTGATATCCAACTAACAAGAGATATTCAAGCAAATGAGGAAATG aaggTAAATACTTTTATGACGGACGATCTCTTTGGCTCTATTTACTCTGCAACTCACTCAGACACCTCCAATCCTATTACAACGACCCTCAAGCAATTCTTGAAAAACCAGCAATGGAATTCAGACAGGGAAGAGCTCGGCTTTATTTCTACATTCCCGGAGTGGAAATCGAAAAATTGCAAGTTTCCTATCAATGATTGGTCTCTTTTTGAGGAGAAAATGAGAATTGACAAAAGAAAACTAAAG GCTGCAATGCAATACATGAAAATATCTCTGAATTACGAAAATACCCCCAATCCAACGATCCTAGATTCAGCTCTAAAGGTCATTGTTGATTATCTTAAGGAGCTGCTAGATATTATCATTGCTAGAACTAAAGCATATTGGAGTTTAAGCCAGGAGGCCAAAAATCGTAAGAATG AACGGCAAGCTATTTCAGAACTAGAAGCCACCTTTCATCATTTAATCACCTCAATCCGCTCGCTGGCTTACTCAAATCTCTCTGAAACCCTCAAGAATATCTACCAACTCGAATCAACACTACTACATTTCCCAGTCAATGGAAAAACCCTTCTACCCAATGTCTGCGCTTCGAATGATATCAAGATCCAGTACCCAACATCCTTCTCTGAAGCTGAATTGTCGTTGTCCTATGTGGAGAAGGTTTTGAATGGATGTGAGGATTTGAGTGAGGATATATATAACATACCTGTGGTGAATGTTTTGCCTTCGAAACTTGAAAGCGAACCCCcagatttatttaagaaaGAAATGGGTTTGTTAAG CCCTACTAAATCAAGAGACAAAAAGAAGGAACTAGACGATCGATTCAAAACCATTAGAGGCGCCTACCATTTAGTGCCCTCAATCGAGAATCTCATAAAAGATGAATCCGACTTAAAACCCTCCACAAAATTTGCGATATTCGTCAAAGATTCTAGAAAAACTATTAACGAACCGAAGTATTCGGATGTCGCGAAAAAGAGTAGATGGACTGAAAAGTTGCAGCAGTTGCAGAATGTTAAACTTACTCAATCACTTCTAG GTGGTAATGTGAGGCTGTGTAAATATCCAGAaagaaattatgtaatttcTCAAGGAGGGAACTTCAACTTTGTGACCTTAGGCCTCAGCAGCAACGACTATCCTCTggcaataaagaaaatttccatcGAGCACTGCGTctgcaaaactttaaaatccTTGATAAATCCCCTCTTGG ATTTGAGGAATAAGCACATTCTACACTACTTTATATGTGACTACGACGAAAGCGACCTAATACTGGCCACCCCTCTTTGCGAATATAATATTGGGCAATACGTACTTATGTTGAAGGAAAgctctaaaaataatatttttcatttggccCATATGGACATTGTCAGGCAAATTCTAAATGGTCTGGCTTTTCTTCATCAAAGAGCTGAAGCTATAGTGCATGGAAATCTAAAgccttcaaatatttttgtggatATAAACGGGGTGGTCAGATTGGCCGAGTTTGGAATCAATAGG GCTTTATTTAAGTTGATTGCTGCTCCCAAGACCTCATTGATTTGGTTCTCTCAAGAGACTTATAGAAAGTACAAAATAGCTTCTAGTATGGAGTGTTCTTTACGCTCGGATATTCAAGTGGCTG GAAtgcttatttatttcattgtaTCTGGGGGTGAACACCCTTTTGGTTCTGACATAACCACCATTCTGAAAAACCTAGAAAAGGCTTCATTTGTCCTACCACCAGCCAGAGATGCAAAGAATCAAATACTCGCCGATTTAGTGTCTTGGATGCTTATGTACGAACCAAATGATCGGCCCCATATTAAGCAAGTCCTGTC TCATGTCTTATTCTGGTCCAACGAACGACGGTGGCACTTCATTCTAAACTGTTCTGGAATATCCACGAATGGCGTTCCCATAGTGATAAACATGACAAAGTTGTATAAATTAATCGATGAAGCAGCCAGGAAAGAACAAATTAAAGGACAGTGGATGAATGTGGCCCGTAGGAAATTCCAGAAAGTTATGTTTCAAGGCGATGACACAGTCGTgagtttcttgaaattcataaaacaaatttatgaatGCTACGGGTTGATCAACGAGGAGAGCATGCATGAATTGAAAAGCTACGTTCTGTCGTATTTCCCCGCGTTTCCTTTGACATTGTTTAGGATTATGGAGTCCACAGGAATGATCAAAGAGTACCCATTTATTGCTTATACAGTGGCGGAAAATATGGTTAGCTAA
- the LOC136342867 gene encoding uncharacterized protein isoform X4 encodes MFIDNLLHWQTLTTEKFTMASRKKARKNKTKPKVEDYEKILKYNPYSFFSASEIMQIKNVLKLKEVMSLPIAICCVILNKIDTLKTAIEAGVDVNELGPNNTTALIWAIRYKHLELIRLLLQKGADPTIRVDNGENIVITALEHKLWDEVTFMEFWQMISTVSEVEINAANKNGHTILHIAVRREWEKFISVLLDAKVEIDITNINGVTPLMTACFRNNFNIVSILISHGADFTKEDNHYRTALCYATVTGAKISKPPFLISERIIFELKKDLSFKEYIKRRIEIIELILNKEKVSDSESEMLITLINYLVQYTENGLKLILKANIFELIQKILTNAQNKDKQKLLLLITLDIVCYNEQDIGFNIQVQLTLVHQFLATTIAVICLSIIKSKEKYFNLAFYIVLIICTLNDIGQKWMKDNYIQVKQAFKALPADFATYFQKDFPEEGKLKLMKKKMKKLRRFINLLEGIELDSKASLDKNEPLFDIKKPKRRTKILKTNITKIKSMEIRGIPFFKNCNQYDSSIEKIKKQTIIANKKLAAKANSLTNNLQNDKNREEADMMIQNKSTKEEVATMFVVPASSDLDHKNQLPEVKNSLFDIQLTRDIQANEEMKVNTFMTDDLFGSIYSATHSDTSNPITTTLKQFLKNQQWNSDREELGFISTFPEWKSKNCKFPINDWSLFEEKMRIDKRKLKAAMQYMKISLNYENTPNPTILDSALKVIVDYLKELLDIIIARTKAYWSLSQEAKNQRQAISELEATFHHLITSIRSLAYSNLSETLKNIYQLESTLLHFPVNGKTLLPNVCASNDIKIQYPTSFSEAELSLSYVEKVLNGCEDLSEDIYNIPVVNVLPSKLESEPPDLFKKEMGLLSPTKSRDKKKELDDRFKTIRGAYHLVPSIENLIKDESDLKPSTKFAIFVKDSRKTINEPKYSDVAKKSRWTEKLQQLQNVKLTQSLLGGNVRLCKYPERNYVISQGGNFNFVTLGLSSNDYPLAIKKISIEHCVCKTLKSLINPLLDLRNKHILHYFICDYDESDLILATPLCEYNIGQYVLMLKESSKNNIFHLAHMDIVRQILNGLAFLHQRAEAIVHGNLKPSNIFVDINGVVRLAEFGINRALFKLIAAPKTSLIWFSQETYRKYKIASSMECSLRSDIQVAGMLIYFIVSGGEHPFGSDITTILKNLEKASFVLPPARDAKNQILADLVSWMLMYEPNDRPHIKQVLSHVLFWSNERRWHFILNCSGISTNGVPIVINMTKLYKLIDEAARKEQIKGQWMNVARRKFQKVMFQGDDTVVSFLKFIKQIYECYGLINEESMHELKSYVLSYFPAFPLTLFRIMESTGMIKEYPFIAYTVAENMVS; translated from the exons ATGTTCATTGACAATCTGTTACATTGGCAGACGTTGACAACAGAAAAGTTTACTATGGCTTCACGAAAGAAAGCCCGAAAAAACAAAACCAAACCCAAAGTGGAAGACTAcgaaaaaatcctaaaatacAACCCTTACTCGTTCTTCAGCGCCTCTGAAATAATGCagatcaaaaatgttttaaaactaaaagaaGTG aTGAGCCTACCCATCGCCATATGTTGTGTAATTCTTAACAAAATAGATACCTTAAAGACAGCAATTGAAGCCGGCGTAGATGTAAACGAGCTTGGCCCT AACAACACCACGGCCCTTATTTGGGCCATCAGATACAAGCATTTGGAACTCATAAGGTTGCTCTTGCAAAAAGGCGCCGATCCGACGATACGAGTGGATAATGGAGAGAACATTGTTATTACAGCCTTAGAGCACAAACTCTGGGATGAAGTTACCTTTATGGAGTTCTGGCAAATGATCTCTACAGTGTCTGAAGTAGAGATCAATGCTGCCAATAAAAATGGACACACAATACTGCATATTGCAGTCCGAAGAGAGTGGGAGAAGTTCATTTCTGTCCTTTTAGATGCGAAG gTTGAAATCGATATAACAAACATCAACGGAGTTACACCGTTGATGACAGCATGTTtccgaaataatttcaatatagTTAGCATTCTCATTAGCCATGGGGCAGATTTCACCAAAGAGGATAATCATTATAGAACTGCCCTTTGTTATGCCACAGTGACTGGGgctaaaatatcaaaacctCCTTTTTTGATATCGGAGAGAATCATTTTCGAGCTGAAAAAGGATCTTTCTTTTAAGGAGTATATTAAA AGGAGAATAGAAATTATCGAACTCATACTCAATAAAGAGAAAGTATCAGATTCTGAATCCGAAATGTTAATCACTCTTATAAACTATTTAGTGCAGTACACCGAAAACGGCCTGAAGCTTATTTTAAAAGCTAATATATTTGAGCTAATTCAGAAG ATTTTAACAAATGCCCAAAACAAGGACAAACAGAAGCTTCTTCTTCTGATAACCCTAGATATAGTGTGCTACAACGAGCAAGACATAGGCTTCAACATTCAGGTTCAATTGACGCTGGTTCATCAGTTCTTGGCTACTACTATAGCAGTCATATGCCTGAGTATCatcaaaagtaaagaaaaatatttcaacttgGCCTTTTATATAGTTTTAATCATCTGCACTCTCAACGATATTGGACAGAAGTGGATGAAAGATAATTACATCCAGGTTAAGCAGGCGTTTAAGGCTTTGCCTGCAGATTTTGCCACTTACTTCCAGAAGGATTTTCCTGAAGAGGGAAAATTGAAGTTG atgaagaagaaaatgaagaaattgcGACGCTTTATTAATCTGCTGGAAGGTATTGAGTTGGATTCTAAAGCTTCCTTGGACAAAAACGAACCGTTGTTTGATATCAAAAAACCAAAACGCAGAACGAAAATTCTAAAGACCAAtattactaaaattaaaagcaTGGAAATAAGAGGGATACCTTTTTTCAAGAATTGTAATCAGTACGATTcttctattgaaaaaataaaaaaacagacGATAATTGCTAATAAAAAGTTGGCAGCTAAAGCAAATTCTTTAACCAATAACCtgcaaaatgacaaaaataggGAAGAAGCTGACATGATGATACAGAATAAATCGACAAAAGAGGAGGTAGCTACTATGTTTGTGGTCCCTGCCAGTAGTGATTTAGACCACAAGAATCAATTGCCTGAAGTGAAAAATAGTTTGTTTGATATCCAACTAACAAGAGATATTCAAGCAAATGAGGAAATG aaggTAAATACTTTTATGACGGACGATCTCTTTGGCTCTATTTACTCTGCAACTCACTCAGACACCTCCAATCCTATTACAACGACCCTCAAGCAATTCTTGAAAAACCAGCAATGGAATTCAGACAGGGAAGAGCTCGGCTTTATTTCTACATTCCCGGAGTGGAAATCGAAAAATTGCAAGTTTCCTATCAATGATTGGTCTCTTTTTGAGGAGAAAATGAGAATTGACAAAAGAAAACTAAAG GCTGCAATGCAATACATGAAAATATCTCTGAATTACGAAAATACCCCCAATCCAACGATCCTAGATTCAGCTCTAAAGGTCATTGTTGATTATCTTAAGGAGCTGCTAGATATTATCATTGCTAGAACTAAAGCATATTGGAGTTTAAGCCAGGAGGCCAAAAATC AACGGCAAGCTATTTCAGAACTAGAAGCCACCTTTCATCATTTAATCACCTCAATCCGCTCGCTGGCTTACTCAAATCTCTCTGAAACCCTCAAGAATATCTACCAACTCGAATCAACACTACTACATTTCCCAGTCAATGGAAAAACCCTTCTACCCAATGTCTGCGCTTCGAATGATATCAAGATCCAGTACCCAACATCCTTCTCTGAAGCTGAATTGTCGTTGTCCTATGTGGAGAAGGTTTTGAATGGATGTGAGGATTTGAGTGAGGATATATATAACATACCTGTGGTGAATGTTTTGCCTTCGAAACTTGAAAGCGAACCCCcagatttatttaagaaaGAAATGGGTTTGTTAAG CCCTACTAAATCAAGAGACAAAAAGAAGGAACTAGACGATCGATTCAAAACCATTAGAGGCGCCTACCATTTAGTGCCCTCAATCGAGAATCTCATAAAAGATGAATCCGACTTAAAACCCTCCACAAAATTTGCGATATTCGTCAAAGATTCTAGAAAAACTATTAACGAACCGAAGTATTCGGATGTCGCGAAAAAGAGTAGATGGACTGAAAAGTTGCAGCAGTTGCAGAATGTTAAACTTACTCAATCACTTCTAG GTGGTAATGTGAGGCTGTGTAAATATCCAGAaagaaattatgtaatttcTCAAGGAGGGAACTTCAACTTTGTGACCTTAGGCCTCAGCAGCAACGACTATCCTCTggcaataaagaaaatttccatcGAGCACTGCGTctgcaaaactttaaaatccTTGATAAATCCCCTCTTGG ATTTGAGGAATAAGCACATTCTACACTACTTTATATGTGACTACGACGAAAGCGACCTAATACTGGCCACCCCTCTTTGCGAATATAATATTGGGCAATACGTACTTATGTTGAAGGAAAgctctaaaaataatatttttcatttggccCATATGGACATTGTCAGGCAAATTCTAAATGGTCTGGCTTTTCTTCATCAAAGAGCTGAAGCTATAGTGCATGGAAATCTAAAgccttcaaatatttttgtggatATAAACGGGGTGGTCAGATTGGCCGAGTTTGGAATCAATAGG GCTTTATTTAAGTTGATTGCTGCTCCCAAGACCTCATTGATTTGGTTCTCTCAAGAGACTTATAGAAAGTACAAAATAGCTTCTAGTATGGAGTGTTCTTTACGCTCGGATATTCAAGTGGCTG GAAtgcttatttatttcattgtaTCTGGGGGTGAACACCCTTTTGGTTCTGACATAACCACCATTCTGAAAAACCTAGAAAAGGCTTCATTTGTCCTACCACCAGCCAGAGATGCAAAGAATCAAATACTCGCCGATTTAGTGTCTTGGATGCTTATGTACGAACCAAATGATCGGCCCCATATTAAGCAAGTCCTGTC TCATGTCTTATTCTGGTCCAACGAACGACGGTGGCACTTCATTCTAAACTGTTCTGGAATATCCACGAATGGCGTTCCCATAGTGATAAACATGACAAAGTTGTATAAATTAATCGATGAAGCAGCCAGGAAAGAACAAATTAAAGGACAGTGGATGAATGTGGCCCGTAGGAAATTCCAGAAAGTTATGTTTCAAGGCGATGACACAGTCGTgagtttcttgaaattcataaaacaaatttatgaatGCTACGGGTTGATCAACGAGGAGAGCATGCATGAATTGAAAAGCTACGTTCTGTCGTATTTCCCCGCGTTTCCTTTGACATTGTTTAGGATTATGGAGTCCACAGGAATGATCAAAGAGTACCCATTTATTGCTTATACAGTGGCGGAAAATATGGTTAGCTAA